A section of the Agrococcus sp. SGAir0287 genome encodes:
- a CDS encoding MFS transporter produces the protein MPTDTSIAAAAPRPPSHAAHPTASILRQPKAVWAVAFACVISFMGIGFVDPILPAIGEQMHASHAQVELLFTSYLLVTAVAMLGTGWVSSRIGGKRTLILGLVVIVAFAALASLSPTIDAMVGFRAGWGLGNALFIATSLAVIVGSATGGVPGAIAIYEAAMGIGIAVGPLLGGILGSAGWQWPFLGVSILMLVGLVGTILFVPNAPTTARRLPLSAPLKALRHRGLLVLSLVALLYNWAFFTVLAYAPLLLGFDAISLGMIFFGWGLLVALFAVVVAPRLERRFGLVPVLVGAFVLMALDLVAMAIWTDVAAVLVATVIVSGICSGLNNTLVTQAVMQVAPVERPVASASYSFVRFFGGGLAPFVAGVVGTAVSIHVPFWIAVAAIVGAIVLLAASGHRIAEGVAAAEAADEQVLPTAAGDAPAEPVVLVDDALDEDASAIRALAGRDGR, from the coding sequence CTCGTTCATGGGCATCGGCTTCGTCGACCCGATCCTGCCCGCGATCGGCGAGCAGATGCATGCGAGCCACGCGCAGGTCGAGCTGCTCTTCACGAGCTACCTGCTCGTCACCGCCGTCGCGATGCTCGGCACCGGCTGGGTGTCGAGCCGCATCGGCGGCAAGCGCACGCTCATCCTCGGCCTCGTCGTCATCGTCGCGTTCGCCGCGCTCGCCAGCCTCTCGCCGACGATCGACGCGATGGTCGGGTTCCGCGCCGGATGGGGGCTCGGCAACGCGCTCTTCATCGCGACGAGCCTCGCCGTCATCGTCGGCAGCGCCACGGGCGGCGTGCCCGGCGCCATCGCCATCTACGAGGCCGCGATGGGCATCGGCATCGCCGTCGGCCCGCTGCTCGGCGGCATCCTCGGCTCCGCCGGCTGGCAGTGGCCCTTCCTCGGCGTCTCGATCCTCATGCTCGTCGGCCTCGTCGGCACCATCCTCTTCGTGCCGAACGCGCCGACGACCGCGCGTCGGCTGCCCCTGTCCGCGCCGCTCAAGGCCCTGCGGCACCGCGGCCTGCTCGTGCTGAGCCTCGTCGCCCTGCTCTACAACTGGGCGTTCTTCACCGTGCTCGCCTACGCGCCGCTGCTGCTCGGCTTCGACGCGATCTCGCTCGGCATGATCTTCTTCGGCTGGGGACTCCTCGTGGCGCTCTTCGCCGTCGTCGTCGCGCCGCGGCTCGAACGCCGCTTCGGGCTCGTGCCCGTGCTCGTGGGCGCCTTCGTGCTCATGGCGCTCGACCTCGTCGCGATGGCGATCTGGACCGACGTCGCCGCCGTGCTCGTCGCGACCGTGATCGTGTCGGGCATCTGCTCGGGCCTCAACAACACGCTCGTCACGCAGGCGGTCATGCAGGTCGCGCCCGTCGAGCGGCCGGTCGCGAGCGCGTCGTACTCGTTCGTGCGCTTCTTCGGCGGCGGGCTGGCGCCGTTCGTCGCGGGCGTCGTCGGCACCGCGGTGAGCATCCACGTGCCGTTCTGGATCGCCGTGGCGGCGATCGTCGGCGCCATCGTGCTGCTCGCCGCCTCCGGCCACCGCATCGCCGAGGGCGTCGCCGCCGCCGAGGCGGCGGACGAGCAGGTGCTGCCGACCGCCGCCGGCGACGCACCGGCCGAGCCGGTCGTGCTCGTCGACGACGCGCTCGACGAGGATGCGTCCGCGATCCGAGCGCTCGCCGGTCGCGACGGCCGCTGA
- a CDS encoding fructosamine kinase family protein — MASFTKHVRWGADAAAWEVASLRWLVDAEQHGGARVARVLAHDGATIALERLEPAAPTRAHAEAFGQALAATHAAGAPAWCAPPPGCEGEGWIGRQRQPMTPAASWADSFAHQRILPFVRAAVDAGHLDPDGAAVVERVCGRLVDGAFDDDRSPARIHGDLWSGNVLWTADGAVLIDPAAQGGHPLTDLAMLALFGLPHLDVVLDAHAEAAELEGEWRDLLGLHQLHPLAVHAVSHGPSYGAELVAVARRYV, encoded by the coding sequence ATGGCCTCGTTCACGAAGCACGTCCGCTGGGGCGCCGACGCCGCCGCGTGGGAGGTCGCGAGCCTGCGCTGGCTCGTCGACGCCGAGCAGCACGGCGGTGCACGCGTCGCGCGCGTGCTCGCCCACGACGGCGCGACGATCGCGCTCGAGCGCCTCGAGCCCGCCGCTCCCACTCGCGCGCACGCCGAGGCGTTCGGGCAGGCGCTCGCCGCCACGCACGCGGCAGGTGCCCCGGCATGGTGCGCGCCGCCGCCCGGCTGCGAGGGCGAGGGATGGATCGGTCGTCAGCGCCAGCCCATGACGCCTGCGGCGTCGTGGGCCGACTCGTTCGCGCACCAGCGCATCCTGCCGTTCGTGCGCGCCGCGGTCGACGCCGGCCACCTCGATCCCGATGGCGCCGCGGTCGTGGAGCGCGTGTGCGGCCGGCTCGTCGACGGCGCCTTCGACGACGACCGCTCCCCCGCGCGCATCCACGGCGACCTGTGGAGCGGCAACGTGCTCTGGACGGCGGACGGCGCCGTCCTCATCGACCCGGCCGCTCAGGGCGGGCATCCGCTCACCGACCTGGCGATGCTCGCGCTCTTCGGGCTGCCGCATCTCGACGTCGTGCTCGACGCCCACGCGGAGGCGGCGGAGCTCGAGGGCGAGTGGCGCGACCTCCTCGGGCTGCACCAGCTGCATCCGCTCGCCGTGCACGCCGTCAGCCACGGCCCGTCGTACGGCGCCGAGCTCGTCGCGGTCGCCCGCCGCTACGTCTGA
- a CDS encoding winged helix DNA-binding domain-containing protein, with translation MVRRLTGDERRLLGMRVRAQLLDEPAPSPADAVGWMLAMQAQDWFGALWAVAQRSAPGTTTADVEAAQAGGAIVRSWPMRGTLHWTRAEDIRWLATLTADRVDRRDATRMRSLGLDEEALVRSRAVVERALADGPASRQALLDALVAAGQPVDAQRGPHILGWLARHGHVVMTSRTDYALHDAWVATPRALDGDEALEELARRYLLSHGPATVHDLAWWAGLTVADARRGVDAVRDELDAWEVAGTTYLHAPGLEPAAGVLLVAPFDELVLGYADRSITLRGEPLERIVPGANGMFLPAVVVDGAVVGTWRRTTTASSIRVAVEPWTPVPARQGPALRRAVRAYGTANGMPAALD, from the coding sequence ATGGTGCGGAGGCTCACGGGCGACGAGCGGCGGCTGCTCGGCATGCGCGTGCGCGCGCAGCTGCTCGACGAGCCGGCACCCTCCCCCGCCGACGCCGTCGGGTGGATGCTCGCGATGCAGGCGCAGGACTGGTTCGGCGCGCTGTGGGCGGTCGCGCAGCGCAGCGCTCCCGGCACGACGACGGCCGACGTCGAGGCGGCGCAGGCGGGCGGCGCGATCGTGCGCTCGTGGCCGATGCGCGGCACGCTGCACTGGACGCGTGCCGAGGACATCCGCTGGCTCGCGACCCTCACCGCCGATCGCGTGGACCGACGCGACGCGACGCGCATGCGCTCGCTCGGACTCGACGAGGAGGCCCTCGTGCGATCCCGAGCCGTGGTCGAGCGCGCGCTCGCCGATGGGCCCGCGTCACGGCAGGCGCTGCTCGACGCGCTCGTCGCGGCAGGTCAGCCGGTCGACGCGCAGCGCGGGCCGCACATCCTCGGCTGGCTCGCCCGTCACGGTCACGTCGTCATGACGAGCCGCACCGACTACGCCCTGCACGACGCATGGGTCGCGACCCCGCGTGCGCTCGACGGCGACGAGGCGCTCGAGGAGCTCGCGCGGCGCTACCTCCTGAGCCACGGACCCGCCACGGTGCACGACCTGGCCTGGTGGGCGGGGCTCACGGTGGCGGATGCGCGACGCGGCGTCGACGCGGTGCGCGACGAGCTCGACGCGTGGGAGGTCGCGGGCACGACCTACCTGCACGCGCCCGGGCTCGAGCCTGCGGCCGGCGTGCTGCTCGTCGCGCCCTTCGACGAGCTCGTGCTCGGCTACGCCGATCGGTCGATCACGCTGCGCGGTGAGCCGCTCGAGCGCATCGTGCCCGGCGCCAACGGCATGTTCCTGCCGGCCGTCGTGGTCGACGGCGCCGTCGTCGGCACCTGGCGCCGCACGACGACGGCCTCGAGCATCCGCGTCGCGGTGGAGCCGTGGACGCCCGTGCCCGCGCGTCAGGGCCCCGCGCTGCGACGCGCGGTGCGCGCCTACGGCACGGCCAACGGGATGCCCGCAGCGCTCGACTGA
- the hemB gene encoding porphobilinogen synthase, producing the protein MSPTIRPRRLRRTPALRRLVAETRIHPSQLILPMFVADGIDEPRPIGSMPGVVQHTIDSASRAVEEAIQAGVGGVMLFGVPKEEDKDATGSAGIDPDGILNRATAALDERFGDDTVIQTDLCLDEFTDHGHCGVLDEWGGIDNDATLERYAEMAIAQVDAGSEMVGLSGMMDGQVAFVRDALDDAGYEDAAILAYAAKYASALYGPFREAVGSSLQGDRRTYQQDPANAREGLREATLDEAEGADVLMVKPASFYLDVLRDVADEAQVPVWAYQVSGEYAMVEAAAANGWIDRDRAIAESVTSIVRAGADAVLTYWAVELAVSLR; encoded by the coding sequence GTGAGTCCCACGATCCGTCCGCGCAGGCTCCGACGCACCCCCGCCCTGCGAAGGCTGGTGGCCGAGACCCGCATCCACCCGAGCCAGCTCATCCTGCCGATGTTCGTGGCCGACGGCATCGACGAGCCGCGCCCCATCGGCAGCATGCCGGGCGTCGTGCAGCACACGATCGACTCCGCGAGCCGCGCCGTCGAGGAGGCGATCCAGGCGGGCGTCGGCGGCGTCATGCTCTTCGGCGTGCCGAAGGAGGAGGACAAGGATGCGACGGGCTCGGCGGGCATCGACCCGGACGGCATCCTCAACCGGGCGACCGCGGCGCTCGACGAGCGCTTCGGCGACGACACGGTCATCCAGACCGACCTGTGCCTCGACGAGTTCACCGACCACGGCCACTGCGGCGTGCTCGACGAGTGGGGCGGCATCGACAACGACGCGACGCTCGAGCGCTACGCCGAGATGGCGATCGCGCAGGTCGACGCGGGCTCGGAGATGGTCGGCCTCAGCGGCATGATGGACGGCCAGGTCGCGTTCGTGCGCGACGCGCTCGACGACGCAGGCTACGAGGACGCAGCGATCCTCGCCTACGCGGCGAAGTACGCATCCGCCCTGTACGGTCCCTTCCGCGAGGCCGTCGGCTCGAGCCTGCAGGGCGACCGGCGCACCTACCAGCAGGATCCGGCCAACGCGCGCGAGGGACTGCGCGAGGCGACCCTCGACGAGGCCGAGGGCGCCGACGTGCTCATGGTGAAGCCCGCGTCCTTCTACCTCGACGTGCTGCGCGACGTCGCCGACGAGGCGCAGGTGCCCGTGTGGGCGTACCAGGTCTCCGGCGAGTACGCGATGGTCGAGGCGGCGGCCGCGAACGGCTGGATCGACCGCGACCGGGCCATCGCGGAGTCGGTCACGTCGATCGTGCGCGCGGGTGCGGATGCCGTGCTCACCTACTGGGCGGTCGAGCTGGCCGTGTCGCTGCGCTGA
- the hemL gene encoding glutamate-1-semialdehyde 2,1-aminomutase, whose protein sequence is MTDTTATDTTETTNDALFDRARAAIPGGVNSPVRAFGSVGGTPRFIRSARGAYVTDVEGVERVDLVASWGPALLGHAHPAIVDAVQQAASRGLSFGAPTGAEVELAEEITRRVPIAERVRLVSTGTEATMTAIRLARGATGRDLLVKFDGHYHGHSDALLVAAGSGLATLAMPGSSGIPDAVAATTIVLPYDDEAAVEAAFAEHGDRIAAIIVEAAPANIGLIAPRPGFHAFLARTAHAHGALLISDEVLTGFRVHPSGMWGIEGTAGDEAPDILTFGKVVGGGMPLAALGGRREVMELLAPLGPVYQAGTLSGNPLAVAAGLTQLRLADDAVYARLDAVADAITAGLSDALAAEGVEHVIPRVGSLFSLAFAASAPRTYDDAKAQAVFRHAPFFHAMLDGGVALPPSLFESWFVTASHDDAAIERVLAALPAAARAAAAARPA, encoded by the coding sequence ATGACCGACACGACCGCCACCGACACGACCGAGACCACCAACGACGCCCTCTTCGACCGCGCGAGGGCCGCGATCCCCGGCGGCGTGAACTCGCCGGTGCGCGCGTTCGGCTCCGTCGGCGGCACGCCGCGGTTCATCCGCAGCGCCCGGGGTGCGTACGTGACCGACGTCGAGGGCGTCGAGCGCGTCGACCTCGTCGCGTCGTGGGGTCCGGCGCTGCTCGGCCACGCGCATCCGGCGATCGTGGATGCGGTGCAGCAGGCGGCGTCGCGCGGCCTGTCGTTCGGCGCGCCGACCGGCGCCGAGGTCGAGCTCGCCGAGGAGATCACGCGTCGCGTGCCCATCGCCGAGCGCGTGCGCCTCGTGTCCACGGGCACGGAGGCGACAATGACGGCCATCCGCCTCGCGCGCGGCGCGACGGGTCGCGACCTGCTCGTGAAGTTCGACGGGCACTACCACGGGCACTCGGATGCGCTGCTCGTCGCGGCGGGCTCGGGCCTTGCGACGCTCGCGATGCCCGGGTCGTCGGGCATCCCCGACGCCGTCGCGGCGACGACGATCGTGCTGCCGTACGACGACGAGGCGGCCGTCGAGGCCGCATTCGCCGAGCACGGCGACCGCATCGCGGCGATCATCGTCGAGGCGGCGCCCGCGAACATCGGCCTCATCGCGCCGCGTCCGGGCTTCCACGCCTTCCTCGCGCGCACGGCGCATGCGCATGGCGCGCTGCTCATCAGCGACGAGGTGCTCACGGGCTTCCGCGTGCACCCCTCGGGCATGTGGGGCATCGAGGGCACGGCGGGCGACGAGGCGCCCGACATCCTCACGTTCGGCAAGGTCGTCGGCGGCGGCATGCCGCTCGCGGCGCTCGGCGGACGCCGCGAGGTCATGGAGCTCCTCGCCCCGCTCGGCCCCGTCTACCAGGCGGGCACGCTGTCGGGGAACCCGCTCGCCGTCGCCGCGGGCCTCACGCAGCTGCGCCTGGCCGACGACGCCGTCTACGCGCGCCTCGACGCCGTGGCGGACGCGATCACGGCCGGGCTGTCGGATGCGCTCGCCGCCGAGGGCGTCGAGCACGTGATCCCGCGGGTCGGCAGCCTGTTCTCGCTCGCGTTCGCCGCGTCCGCGCCGCGCACGTACGACGACGCGAAGGCGCAGGCCGTCTTCCGCCACGCGCCCTTCTTCCACGCGATGCTCGACGGCGGCGTCGCGCTGCCGCCGAGCCTGTTCGAGTCGTGGTTCGTCACGGCGTCGCACGACGACGCGGCGATCGAGCGCGTGCTCGCGGCGCTCCCCGCTGCGGCCCGCGCCGCCGCTGCAGCCCGGCCGGCCTGA